In Lutra lutra chromosome 6, mLutLut1.2, whole genome shotgun sequence, the following are encoded in one genomic region:
- the LOC125102032 gene encoding histone H2B type 1-K-like, with the protein MLQTAKSTPTPQKGSRKAVTKAQKKDGQKRKRSRKESYSVYVYKVLKQVHPDTGISSKAMGIMNSFVNDIFERIAGEASRLAHYNKRSTITSREIQTAVRLLLPGELAKHAVSEGTKAVTKYTSATHLEPLIFCILRTVIKIFSAYFDSMHGFGGMFTVGTWLKL; encoded by the coding sequence ATGCTGCAAACTGCTAAatccaccccaaccccccaaaagGGCTCCAGGAAGGCGGTGACCAAGGCGCAGAAGAAGGACGGCCAGAAGCGCAAACGCAGCCGCAAGGAGAGCTACTCGGTGTACGTGTACAAGGTGCTGAAGCAGGTGCACCCCGACACCGGCATCTCGTCCAAGGCCATGGGCATCATGAACTCGTTCGTCAACGACATCTTCGAGCGCATCGCGGGCGAGGCGTCCCGCCTGGCGCACTACAACAAGCGCTCGACCATCACGTCCAGGGAGATCCAGACGGCTGTGCGCCTGCTGCTGCCCGGGGAGCTGGCCAAGCACGCCGTGTCCGAGGGCACCAAGGCTGTCACCAAGTACACCAGCGCCACTCATTTAGAGCCACTCATTTTTTGCATATTgagaacagtaataaaaatattctcagcaTACTTTGATAGTATGCATGGATTTGGGGGAATGTTTACAGTAGGAACTTGGCTAAAGCTCTAA